In Hyphomicrobiales bacterium, the DNA window CACGCCATAGCGCTCCGGATCGCGGACCTGGTAGCCGAACACTGTCGCACCGGTGGTCTGCTGCGCCGCCCGTTGCACCATGCCGCTGAGCCCGTGACCGTAGAAGATGTTGTCACCGAGCACCATCGCCGCGCCGTCCCCGTCGATGAAGTCACGGCCGATGAGGAAAGCCTGCGCAAGGCCTTCGGGCTTGGGCTGCACGGCATAATCGATACTGATCCCGAGCCGGCGTCCGTCACCGAGCAGTCGCCGAAAGATGCCCTCGTCCTCCGGTGTCGTGATGACGAGGATCTCCCGGATCCCCGCCAGCATGAGCGTCGTCAGAGGATAATAAACCATCGGCTTGTCGTAGATCGGCACGAGCTGCTTGCAGACCGCGCTCGTCACCGGAAACAGCCTGGAACCCGTGCCCCCGGCAAGCACAATTCCCTTCATGTCGTCCTCTCCAGCGCTCGTTGTCCGCGATCCGTTTCCGGCGCCCTCACGGGCCGGCGTCGGCCCTGCTCAGTAGGCATTGCGTCCGACGATCCCGTAGAACGGTGTCATCGCGAGGATCTTGAGATCGAAAAGAATGCTCCAGTTGTCGATGTATTCGAGATCATAGCGGATCCGGTTTGCCATGTCCTCCGGCGTGCGCGTCTCCCCCCGATAGCCGTTGACCTGTGCCCAGCCCGTGATCCCTGGCTTGACGTTGTGCCGGTTCGAGTAGCGCTCCAGCATGGCGGAATATTCCTCGTTGTGCGAGATCGCATGCGGGCGCGGACCGACCAGGGACATGTCGCCGCGCAGGACGTTCACGAGTTGCGGCAGTTCGTCGATGCTCGTACGGCGCAGGAAGCGACCGACGCGGGTGACGCGCGGATCGTTGCGCGTCGCCTGCCGCACATCCGGCCCGTTCTCCGTGACGGTCATGGTGCGGAACTTGAGAACCTCGATCTCGCGATGATTGAGGCCGTGCCGCATCTGACGGAACAGGATGGGCCCGGGGCTGTCGAGACGCACGGCGATGGCGGCCACGAGCAGGATCGGGCTGGCCACCACGAGCAGCAGCGGCGCCAGGATCGCATCCTCC includes these proteins:
- the rfbA gene encoding glucose-1-phosphate thymidylyltransferase RfbA, translated to MKGIVLAGGTGSRLFPVTSAVCKQLVPIYDKPMVYYPLTTLMLAGIREILVITTPEDEGIFRRLLGDGRRLGISIDYAVQPKPEGLAQAFLIGRDFIDGDGAAMVLGDNIFYGHGLSGMVQRAAQQTTGATVFGYQVRDPERYGVVAFDESGNATSIEEKPQHPKSNYAVTGLYFYDHNVCDMAARVRPSKRGELEITSLNEMYLEAGLLRVELMGRGFAWLDTGTFDSLLQAAQFVQTIEERQGLKIGCPEEVAYRMGYIDAGQLRALAEPLLKSGYGTYLMALVGSD